A region of Planococcus sp. MSAK28401 DNA encodes the following proteins:
- a CDS encoding 5-bromo-4-chloroindolyl phosphate hydrolysis family protein: MKPIKPIENFIKRQSVSLPLMSAMFPILYLGAEIGLLASGAVAAGTYFASNTSMKQYQLSSDSKQLGMTRSEYRNIRVQIKEGKEKIKTLQSQYYKVRSISSFKQLMDMVKIATKILTIVQQNPRKFYLAEPFFYSHLDSAIELTGKYTLLVGQPVKDMEMRIALQETREMLRSLQQVMEADLKRVLSMDVEQLRMELDYARLAVDQHNTRTIDQQQQIEHKGDMENDQQSDEK, from the coding sequence ATGAAACCCATTAAGCCGATCGAAAACTTCATCAAGAGACAATCGGTCAGCCTCCCTCTCATGTCCGCCATGTTCCCGATTCTCTATTTAGGAGCAGAAATCGGGCTGCTTGCTTCCGGTGCTGTTGCAGCCGGCACTTATTTTGCCAGCAATACATCGATGAAGCAATACCAGCTGTCGAGCGATTCCAAACAGCTCGGCATGACCAGAAGTGAATACCGGAATATCCGCGTGCAAATCAAGGAAGGCAAAGAAAAAATTAAAACCTTGCAAAGCCAATACTATAAAGTACGGTCCATTTCTTCATTTAAGCAATTGATGGATATGGTCAAAATCGCCACTAAAATCCTGACAATCGTCCAGCAAAACCCGCGCAAATTCTACTTGGCAGAACCGTTCTTCTATTCGCATCTGGATTCTGCCATCGAATTGACCGGCAAATATACATTATTGGTCGGGCAACCAGTCAAAGACATGGAGATGCGCATTGCGCTCCAGGAAACACGCGAAATGCTGCGTTCATTGCAGCAAGTAATGGAAGCCGACCTGAAGCGCGTGCTGTCAATGGACGTGGAGCAACTGCGTATGGAACTCGATTATGCGCGGCTAGCTGTCGACCAGCACAATACGAGAACGATCGATCAGCAACAGCAAATCGAACATAAAGGAGACATGGAAAATGACCAACAATCAGACGAGAAATGA
- the msrA gene encoding peptide-methionine (S)-S-oxide reductase MsrA has translation MLEKATFAGGCFWCMVKPFDQFDGIESVISGYTGGHLANPSYEQVKSGHSGHLEAVEITFDPAVFPYEQLLDIFWQQIDPTDNDGQFQDRGASYRPAIFVHNEEQRKLALASRKQLEESGRFDKPVITEIQDAEPFYPAEDYHQDFYLKNPDHYAQDRAESGRDEFLDSAWKKADA, from the coding sequence ATGTTAGAAAAAGCAACATTCGCTGGCGGCTGTTTTTGGTGCATGGTCAAGCCATTCGATCAATTTGACGGAATCGAGTCCGTAATTTCCGGATATACTGGCGGCCATTTGGCGAATCCGTCCTATGAACAAGTGAAAAGTGGACATTCCGGCCACCTGGAAGCGGTTGAAATTACATTTGATCCGGCCGTTTTCCCATATGAACAATTGCTGGATATCTTTTGGCAGCAAATCGACCCGACTGATAATGACGGGCAATTCCAGGACCGCGGAGCTTCCTATCGCCCTGCCATCTTCGTGCATAATGAAGAGCAGCGGAAATTGGCGCTTGCTTCCAGAAAACAACTCGAAGAAAGCGGCCGCTTCGATAAACCGGTCATCACCGAGATCCAAGATGCCGAGCCCTTCTATCCGGCTGAAGATTACCACCAGGATTTCTACTTGAAAAATCCAGATCATTACGCACAAGATCGTGCCGAATCCGGTCGCGATGAATTTTTGGATAGTGCGTGGAAGAAAGCCGACGCTTGA
- a CDS encoding LCP family protein, translating to MEEQYETRQTRKRKRFRPIGKLFLLLIILLLGAGIYFFIQYQQGQDIADETEIEAEPFAGDEDNSGYQNILVLGVDSRGEAQSRTDTMMMVTHDRENNEVKITSFMRDIYADIPGYQSYKLNTAYYLGGVDLLASTLREMFGVEIHNYALVDFKSFETLVDIAAPSGVEIDVEKEMSEKIGVTLSPGVQNLNGQELLGYARFRSDNEGDFGRVRRQQQVIAALKDELISVSSIPKLPKLAGAAQGYVQTDMPLVDQIKLATQLGTGGSGEIERLTIPVEGGYSYANYPQAGSVLEIDIQQNRRALEEFLSQPLN from the coding sequence ATGGAAGAACAATACGAAACAAGGCAGACCAGAAAACGCAAACGATTCCGCCCGATCGGCAAGCTTTTCTTATTATTGATCATTTTATTGCTCGGTGCTGGAATTTACTTCTTTATCCAATATCAACAAGGCCAGGACATAGCTGATGAAACCGAAATCGAAGCGGAACCGTTTGCAGGAGATGAAGACAATAGTGGATACCAGAATATCCTTGTACTCGGGGTGGATTCGCGCGGTGAAGCACAATCACGGACGGATACGATGATGATGGTGACTCACGACCGCGAAAACAATGAAGTGAAAATCACCTCGTTCATGCGTGATATTTATGCAGATATTCCAGGGTACCAATCTTATAAATTGAACACCGCTTATTATTTGGGAGGCGTCGATTTGCTGGCGTCGACTTTGCGTGAAATGTTTGGTGTGGAAATCCATAATTACGCACTTGTCGACTTCAAGAGCTTTGAAACGCTTGTCGACATCGCAGCGCCGAGTGGTGTCGAAATCGATGTCGAAAAGGAAATGTCCGAGAAGATCGGCGTAACTTTGTCTCCAGGCGTGCAGAATTTGAATGGCCAGGAATTGCTGGGCTACGCGCGCTTCCGTTCGGATAATGAAGGCGACTTCGGCCGTGTGCGGCGCCAGCAGCAAGTGATCGCTGCATTAAAGGATGAATTGATCAGCGTGTCGTCAATCCCGAAACTGCCGAAATTGGCAGGAGCGGCTCAAGGCTATGTGCAGACCGATATGCCGTTGGTCGATCAAATCAAATTGGCGACACAGCTTGGCACCGGTGGCAGCGGGGAGATCGAACGCTTGACGATTCCGGTGGAAGGTGGATACAGCTATGCGAATTATCCACAGGCCGGCTCGGTTCTTGAAATCGATATACAACAAAATCGCCGTGCGCTGGAAGAATTTTTGTCTCAGCCTCTCAACTAA
- a CDS encoding ABC-F family ATP-binding cassette domain-containing protein, translating into MIAVNDVSLRFGDRKLFEDVNIQFNPGNCYGLIGANGAGKSTFIKILSGELDAQSGNVYMGSGERLAVLKQNHFEYEEHAVLETVIMGHKKLYEVMSEKNAIYMKEDFSDEDGMRAAELEGEFAELNGWEAESEAAILLQGLGISENLHDKKMAELSGSDKVKVLLAQALFGKPDVLLLDEPTNHLDLKAIQWLEEFLINFDNTVIVVSHDRHFLNKVCTHIADLDFGKIQLYVGNYDFWYESSQLATRLASDQNAKKEEKIKELQAFIARFSANASKSKQATSRKKMLDKIELDDIRPSSRKYPFVNFTIGREIGNDVLTVKDLSQTVDGNQLLNNVSFNMNKDDKIVLMGDPLAKSALLRVLAEEDEPASGSARWGVTTSRAYLPIDNTEYFEGSETSLVDWLRQYSPENESETFLRGFLGRMLFSGEEVKKKPSVLSGGEKVRCMLSKMMLSHANVLLLDEPTNHLDLESIQALNNGMIAFKGAMVFTSHDHQFIQTVANRVIEIQEDGSILDKQLTYDEFLEWKETQGIAK; encoded by the coding sequence ATGATAGCAGTAAATGATGTATCTTTGCGTTTTGGCGACCGCAAGTTATTTGAAGATGTCAACATCCAGTTTAACCCAGGTAATTGCTACGGCTTGATCGGTGCGAACGGCGCCGGCAAATCAACGTTCATCAAAATCCTTTCCGGCGAACTTGATGCACAGTCCGGCAACGTCTACATGGGCTCTGGCGAACGCTTGGCCGTATTGAAGCAAAACCACTTTGAATATGAAGAGCATGCGGTTTTAGAGACAGTTATCATGGGCCATAAGAAACTCTATGAAGTCATGTCCGAAAAGAATGCCATTTATATGAAAGAAGATTTCTCCGACGAAGACGGCATGCGTGCAGCTGAACTTGAAGGCGAATTCGCGGAACTGAACGGCTGGGAAGCAGAATCAGAAGCCGCCATCCTCTTGCAGGGCCTTGGCATTTCCGAGAATCTGCATGACAAGAAAATGGCGGAACTATCCGGATCTGACAAAGTCAAAGTGCTTTTGGCACAAGCGCTATTCGGCAAACCGGATGTTCTTCTTCTGGATGAGCCGACCAACCATTTGGACTTGAAAGCTATCCAATGGCTGGAAGAATTCCTAATCAACTTTGACAACACTGTCATCGTCGTATCGCATGACCGCCACTTCCTCAACAAAGTATGTACCCATATCGCCGACCTTGATTTTGGAAAAATTCAGCTTTATGTCGGCAACTACGACTTCTGGTACGAATCCAGCCAATTGGCAACTCGCTTGGCATCCGACCAGAATGCTAAAAAAGAAGAGAAGATCAAAGAGTTGCAGGCCTTCATTGCCCGTTTCTCTGCCAACGCCTCGAAATCCAAGCAGGCAACTTCACGGAAGAAAATGCTCGATAAAATCGAGTTGGACGATATCCGCCCATCTTCCCGAAAATACCCGTTCGTCAACTTCACCATCGGCCGCGAAATTGGCAATGATGTGTTGACAGTTAAAGACTTGAGCCAAACCGTCGACGGCAATCAATTATTGAATAACGTCAGCTTCAATATGAACAAAGACGATAAAATCGTCTTGATGGGCGACCCATTGGCGAAATCGGCACTCCTTCGCGTACTTGCTGAAGAAGACGAGCCGGCTTCCGGTTCTGCCCGTTGGGGTGTCACCACTTCACGCGCCTATTTGCCAATTGACAATACCGAATACTTCGAAGGCAGCGAAACTTCCTTGGTGGATTGGTTGCGCCAGTACTCGCCGGAAAATGAAAGCGAAACTTTCCTTCGCGGCTTCCTTGGGAGAATGCTGTTCTCCGGTGAAGAAGTGAAAAAGAAACCTTCTGTTTTATCCGGTGGCGAAAAAGTCCGCTGCATGCTATCGAAAATGATGCTGTCGCATGCCAACGTGCTGCTATTGGATGAACCAACCAACCACTTGGATCTTGAATCCATCCAAGCCTTGAACAATGGCATGATCGCTTTTAAAGGGGCCATGGTCTTCACTTCCCATGACCATCAGTTTATCCAGACCGTTGCCAACCGCGTCATCGAAATCCAAGAAGATGGCTCGATTCTCGACAAGCAATTGACCTACGATGAATTTTTGGAATGGAAAGAAACACAAGGCATCGCCAAATAA
- a CDS encoding MFS transporter: MRGIGTRPALTGVIFAILLVALNLRPAISSIGPMLEPIRTDLGLTNGQVSLLTAVPVLCMGLFAPFAIVFNRRFGLKRSIGFLLAIIGVFTLGRGFWPSYFNLLLSSFFIGIAIAIIGPMLSAMIKRDFPTRTASLIGVYSFGMGLGATLAAGLTSVVYAASGWPAGLAVWSGLAIAALIVWLRMPEAKTKTKTKTQAMPEDPLPITESPWKNVKAWYMLLFFGFQAAFFFSMLTWLAPIAIDKGLSVLSAGAVVTVMTAVQIVCNISIPLLFSRYPNRFLWVLAVLAFGTGGILLLMFAGTWAVWVAAALIGVALGGLFPIALLLPLDATDSADEANSWAAMTQSGGYLISAFMPFIIGVVYDQTGNHDITLWMFLAFVMLMILFAYLLHRKP; encoded by the coding sequence ATGAGGGGAATTGGGACAAGACCAGCACTGACCGGCGTTATCTTTGCCATTCTATTAGTGGCGCTCAATTTAAGGCCGGCCATTTCTTCAATCGGGCCGATGCTCGAACCGATTCGGACGGATCTTGGGCTGACGAACGGGCAAGTCAGTTTATTGACCGCTGTACCCGTCCTGTGCATGGGACTGTTCGCGCCATTTGCGATCGTCTTCAATCGCCGCTTCGGCTTGAAGCGTTCCATTGGTTTTTTGCTGGCCATCATTGGTGTCTTTACTTTAGGGCGCGGATTTTGGCCGAGTTATTTTAATTTATTGCTCAGTTCGTTTTTTATCGGCATCGCGATTGCTATCATCGGGCCGATGTTGTCTGCCATGATCAAGCGGGATTTCCCCACTCGGACGGCTTCGTTGATCGGCGTCTATTCGTTTGGCATGGGGCTCGGTGCGACACTCGCCGCAGGATTGACGAGTGTCGTCTACGCAGCTTCCGGCTGGCCGGCGGGGCTTGCGGTTTGGTCCGGTTTGGCGATTGCTGCCCTTATTGTATGGCTGAGAATGCCTGAAGCGAAAACAAAAACAAAAACAAAAACGCAAGCAATGCCAGAAGATCCGCTGCCGATCACAGAAAGCCCGTGGAAAAACGTGAAGGCGTGGTACATGCTGTTGTTTTTCGGCTTCCAAGCGGCTTTCTTTTTCTCGATGCTGACATGGCTTGCACCTATCGCAATCGATAAGGGCTTGAGTGTGCTGTCGGCAGGAGCGGTTGTTACTGTCATGACGGCGGTCCAGATCGTTTGCAATATTTCCATCCCGCTGTTGTTCAGCCGCTACCCGAACCGCTTTCTATGGGTGTTGGCTGTACTGGCGTTCGGTACAGGCGGAATCCTGTTGTTGATGTTTGCCGGAACATGGGCGGTGTGGGTTGCTGCTGCTTTGATTGGTGTTGCGCTCGGTGGCTTGTTTCCAATCGCTTTACTTTTGCCGCTCGATGCGACGGATTCTGCAGATGAAGCAAATAGCTGGGCTGCGATGACACAATCCGGGGGATATTTGATTTCGGCATTCATGCCGTTCATCATCGGAGTGGTTTATGACCAGACCGGCAACCATGATATTACCTTATGGATGTTCTTGGCATTTGTCATGTTGATGATTCTTTTTGCTTATTTGCTCCATCGAAAACCCTGA
- a CDS encoding cold-shock protein — protein MQGKVKEFNDDKGFGYIEGDTGELFYFETININEEGFRRFMPNQHVEFTIYDGAPDKERVATNVTLVF, from the coding sequence ATGCAAGGAAAAGTGAAAGAGTTTAATGACGATAAAGGATTCGGCTATATCGAAGGCGATACGGGCGAGTTGTTCTATTTCGAAACGATCAACATCAATGAAGAAGGGTTCCGCCGCTTCATGCCGAACCAACATGTTGAATTTACCATTTACGACGGGGCTCCCGATAAAGAACGGGTTGCAACCAACGTCACATTAGTCTTCTAA
- a CDS encoding YkvA family protein, whose amino-acid sequence MGNEYLSTALPSEEKQRDFYQKLRFRVHNWLEGKSSKLDSAGQFVLFAPDLFHLLTRLLLDSRIDKKSKAYVGAGVLYFMAPIDFLPEILVGPGGFMDDVIVAVYVVNTVLNRFPKEVVTEHWAGDQDLLKVLSKLANSGDRWAAKLPAGKAVKRFLK is encoded by the coding sequence ATGGGTAACGAATATTTAAGCACGGCATTGCCAAGTGAAGAAAAACAGCGGGATTTCTATCAAAAGCTTCGTTTCAGGGTGCACAACTGGCTCGAAGGCAAATCGTCAAAACTGGATTCTGCTGGCCAGTTCGTGTTATTTGCACCGGACCTTTTCCATTTATTGACCCGTTTGCTTTTGGACAGCCGCATCGATAAGAAAAGCAAGGCTTACGTTGGGGCTGGTGTGCTGTATTTCATGGCGCCGATCGATTTTTTGCCGGAAATTCTAGTCGGCCCAGGCGGATTCATGGACGATGTCATCGTCGCAGTATACGTCGTCAATACGGTCTTGAACCGATTCCCGAAAGAAGTGGTGACAGAGCACTGGGCGGGAGACCAAGATCTGTTGAAAGTGCTCAGCAAACTGGCGAATTCTGGTGACCGATGGGCAGCGAAGTTGCCGGCCGGAAAAGCCGTGAAACGCTTCCTGAAATAA
- a CDS encoding cold-shock protein, protein MQEGTVKWFNSEKGFGFIEVEGGDDVFVHFSAIQGEGFKTLDEGQRVEFEVEEGNRGPQATNVTKL, encoded by the coding sequence ATGCAAGAAGGTACAGTAAAATGGTTTAACTCAGAAAAAGGTTTTGGCTTCATCGAAGTTGAAGGCGGCGACGACGTATTCGTACACTTCTCAGCGATTCAAGGCGAAGGCTTTAAAACGCTTGACGAAGGACAGCGCGTAGAATTTGAAGTAGAGGAAGGCAACCGCGGACCTCAAGCTACTAACGTAACTAAACTTTAA